Proteins co-encoded in one Malus sylvestris chromosome 9, drMalSylv7.2, whole genome shotgun sequence genomic window:
- the LOC126581915 gene encoding uncharacterized protein LOC126581915 — translation MEDFRSKSCRDGRDGRMQMDVYYGGKPGAPPTSMQDLRSYSSNYAGSCVSQPNSHQMVVKDGKLKKGKGSLSASKSWSLSDPELQRKKRVAGYKVYTAEEKMKGSLRKSFKWIKNTYTQVVYGWR, via the coding sequence atggAGGATTTCAGATCCAAGTCATGCAGAGATGGGAGAGATGGGAGGATGCAGATGGACGTTTACTATGGAGGCAAACCAGGTGCTCCTCCAACAAGCATGCAGGATCTCAGAAGTTACAGCTCAAATTATGCAGGCTCTTGTGTTTCCCAGCCAAACAGCCATcagatggtggtgaaggatggGAAGCTGAAGAAAGGGAAGGGCAGCCTATCCGCCTCGAAAAGCTGGAGCTTGAGTGATCCGGAGttgcagaggaagaagagggttgCTGGGTACAAAGTTTACACAGCAGAGGAGAAGATGAAAGGGTCTCTGAGGAAGAGCTTCAAGTGGATCAAGAACACCTACACTCAAGTAGTCTACGGATGGAGATGA